A single Musa acuminata AAA Group cultivar baxijiao chromosome BXJ2-1, Cavendish_Baxijiao_AAA, whole genome shotgun sequence DNA region contains:
- the LOC103984328 gene encoding protein NSP-INTERACTING KINASE 1-like isoform X2 produces the protein MSSMRARKGSTLVFWSVFFFLWTIVTATLSPKGVNFEVQVLMGIKAYLVDPHGVLENWDQDSVDPCSWTMVTCSPENSVIGLATPSQNLSGTLNPSIGNLTNLQILFLQNNNLSAPVPPEIGKLSKLQTVDLSNNYFSGKIPASVGNLNGLQYMRLNNNSLTGAFPASLVNLSQLAFLDLSYNNISGPIPKLPAKTFNIVGNPLICPSALKQKCFGMMPMPMSFDMNNSQTLVRPKSYKVILAFGSTFGSICLVCLGCGLFLWWKQSHDQQIFFDVNDLQHEELCLGNLRRFHFRELQIATNNFSSKNILGHGGFGNVYRGTLQDGTLVAIKRLKDGNAAGGEKQFKTEVEMISLAVHRNVLRLLGLSMTATERLLVYPYMSNGSVASRLKAKPTIDWSTRKKIALGAARGLLYLHEQCDPKIIHRDVKAANILLDDHCKAVVGDFGLAKLLDHRDSHVTTAVRGTVGHIAPEYLSTGQSSEKTDVFGFGILLLELITGLGAVEFGKAANQKGAMLDRVRKIHQEKKLDMLVDKNLKSDYDRVELEEIIQVALLCTQHVPGHRPKMSEVVSMLEGDGLVERWEASQRMEAHKLTVPETFSTRYSSNITDDSSLLAQAIELSGPR, from the exons ATGAGCTCGATgagagcaaggaagggcagcactcTGGTCTTTTGGtcggtcttcttcttcctctggacTATCGTAACTGCTACACTTTCCCCCAAAGGTGTCAACTTTGAAG TGCAAGTTTTGATGGGTATAAAAGCTTATCTTGTGGATCCTCATGGTGTTCTCGAGAATTGGGACCAGGACTCTGTTGATCCATGCAGCTGGACTATGGTCACATGCTCACCTGAGAACTCAGTCATTGGCCT GGCAACTCCAAGCCAGAATCTCTCTGGTACTCTCAATCCAAGCATAGGAAACTTGACAAACCTTCAAATTCT GTTCCTGCAGAACAATAACTTGTCGGCGCCGGTACCACCAGAAATTGGGAAGCTCTCCAAGCTTCAAACCGTTGATCTGTCCAACAACTACTTCTCCGGCAAAATCCCTGCCTCGGTGGGCAATCTGAATGGTCTTCAGTACAT GAGGCTTAATAATAACAGCCTTACTGGAGCATTTCCTGCATCTTTGGTCAATCTTTCACAACTTGCTTTTCT GGACTTGTCTTACAATAATATCAGCGGCCCTATACCTAAGCTTCCAGCGAAAACGTTCAA CATTGTTGGAAATCCTTTAATTTGTCCATCAGCTTTGAAGCAAAAATGCTTTGGAATGATGCCCATGCCAATGTCCTTCGACATGAACAATTCACAAA CTTTGGTGAGGCCCAAAAGCTACAAAGTCATTCTTGCATTTGGATCCACCTTTGGGAGCATCTGCTTAGTTTGTCTTGGCTGTGGACTTTTTCTCTGGTGGAAGCAAAGTCATGACCAACAGATATTCTTTGATGTCAACG ACTTACAACATGAAGAACTCTGCCTCGGTAATCTAAGAAGGTTTCACTTCAGGGAGCTTCAGATAGCAACAAATAACTTCAGCAGCAAAAACATACTAGGCCATGGTGGCTTTGGAAATGTCTATCGAGGGACGCTGCAAGATGGAACTTTAGTCGCCATCAAAAGGCTCAAGGATGGAAATGCTGCAGGTGGcgagaaacaattcaaaactgaAGTTGAAATGATCAGCTTAGCAGTGCACAGAAACGTCCTTAGGTTACTTGGTCTTTCCATGACTGCCACAGAAAGGCTTCTTGTTTATCCGTACATGTCAAATGGAAGTGTTGCTTCCCGACTCAAAG CAAAACCAACAATAGACTGGAGTACCAGAAAAAAGATAGCTTTGGGAGCTGCAAGGGGCCTTCTTTATCTGCATGAGCAATGTGATCCCAAGATCATTCACAGAGATGTAAAAGCTGCCAATATACTGCTGGATGACCACTGCAAGGCTGTCGTGGGAGACTTTGGACTAGCAAAGCTTCTTGATCATAGGGATTCACATGTAACTACAGCTGTGCGGGGAACCGTGGGACACATAGCACCAGAGTATCTCTCGACGGGCCAGTCCTCTGAGAAAACAGATGTATTTGGTTTTGGAATCCTCCTCCTCGAACTGATTACTGGTTTGGGAGCCGTAGAATTTGGTAAGGCAGCAAACCAGAAAGGTGCCATGCTCGATCGG GTTAGGAAGATTCACCAAGAAAAGAAACTTGACATGCTGGTTGACAAGAATCTGAAGAGCGACTACGACCGGGTTGAGCTGGAAGAGATCATCCAAGTGGCACTCCTGTGCACGCAGCACGTTCCAGGCCACAGGCCAAAGATGTCTGAGGTGGTTAGCATGCTCGAAGGTGATGGTCTCGTAGAGAGATGGGAGGCCTCTCAGAGGATGGAGGCTCATAAGCTGACGGTGCCCGAGACCTTCTCGACACGTTACTCCTCCAACATCACCGATGACTCCTCATTACTGGCACAAGCTATTGAGCTTTCTGGACCaaggtga
- the LOC135583881 gene encoding transcription initiation factor IIA subunit 2-like isoform X2, protein MATFELYRRSSIGMCLTETLDEMVSSGTLSPELAIQVLMQFDKSMTDALETQVKSKVSIKGHLHTYRFCDNVWTFILQDAVFKSEDCHDQVKRVKIVACDSKLLTQ, encoded by the exons ATGGCCACATTTGAATTGTACCGAAGGTCCTCCATTGGCATGTGCTTGACAGAAACCCTAGATGAGATGGTTTCCAGCGGTACGTTGAGCCCGGAGCTAGCTATCCAAGTCCTTATGCAGTTTGATAAG TCTATGACAGATGCCTTGGAGACGCAAGTCAAGAGCAAGGTTTCGATTAAG GGTCATCTGCATACCTATAGGTTCTGTGATAATGTGTGGACATTCATCTTgcaagatgcagttttcaaaagcGAGGACTGCCACGACCAAGTCAAGAGAGTGAAGATTGTGGCTTGCGACTCCAAGTTGCTCACACAGTGA
- the LOC103984328 gene encoding protein NSP-INTERACTING KINASE 1-like isoform X3 encodes MCCTLQEDTVQEGIPCLHTSHGRRQRATPSQNLSGTLNPSIGNLTNLQILFLQNNNLSAPVPPEIGKLSKLQTVDLSNNYFSGKIPASVGNLNGLQYMRLNNNSLTGAFPASLVNLSQLAFLDLSYNNISGPIPKLPAKTFNIVGNPLICPSALKQKCFGMMPMPMSFDMNNSQSAPALVRPKSYKVILAFGSTFGSICLVCLGCGLFLWWKQSHDQQIFFDVNDLQHEELCLGNLRRFHFRELQIATNNFSSKNILGHGGFGNVYRGTLQDGTLVAIKRLKDGNAAGGEKQFKTEVEMISLAVHRNVLRLLGLSMTATERLLVYPYMSNGSVASRLKAKPTIDWSTRKKIALGAARGLLYLHEQCDPKIIHRDVKAANILLDDHCKAVVGDFGLAKLLDHRDSHVTTAVRGTVGHIAPEYLSTGQSSEKTDVFGFGILLLELITGLGAVEFGKAANQKGAMLDRVRKIHQEKKLDMLVDKNLKSDYDRVELEEIIQVALLCTQHVPGHRPKMSEVVSMLEGDGLVERWEASQRMEAHKLTVPETFSTRYSSNITDDSSLLAQAIELSGPR; translated from the exons ATGTGTTGCACTCTTCAAGAAGACACAGTTCAAGAGGGGATTCCCTGCTTGCATACCAGCCATGGCCGTCGTCAAAG GGCAACTCCAAGCCAGAATCTCTCTGGTACTCTCAATCCAAGCATAGGAAACTTGACAAACCTTCAAATTCT GTTCCTGCAGAACAATAACTTGTCGGCGCCGGTACCACCAGAAATTGGGAAGCTCTCCAAGCTTCAAACCGTTGATCTGTCCAACAACTACTTCTCCGGCAAAATCCCTGCCTCGGTGGGCAATCTGAATGGTCTTCAGTACAT GAGGCTTAATAATAACAGCCTTACTGGAGCATTTCCTGCATCTTTGGTCAATCTTTCACAACTTGCTTTTCT GGACTTGTCTTACAATAATATCAGCGGCCCTATACCTAAGCTTCCAGCGAAAACGTTCAA CATTGTTGGAAATCCTTTAATTTGTCCATCAGCTTTGAAGCAAAAATGCTTTGGAATGATGCCCATGCCAATGTCCTTCGACATGAACAATTCACAAA GTGCTCCAGCTTTGGTGAGGCCCAAAAGCTACAAAGTCATTCTTGCATTTGGATCCACCTTTGGGAGCATCTGCTTAGTTTGTCTTGGCTGTGGACTTTTTCTCTGGTGGAAGCAAAGTCATGACCAACAGATATTCTTTGATGTCAACG ACTTACAACATGAAGAACTCTGCCTCGGTAATCTAAGAAGGTTTCACTTCAGGGAGCTTCAGATAGCAACAAATAACTTCAGCAGCAAAAACATACTAGGCCATGGTGGCTTTGGAAATGTCTATCGAGGGACGCTGCAAGATGGAACTTTAGTCGCCATCAAAAGGCTCAAGGATGGAAATGCTGCAGGTGGcgagaaacaattcaaaactgaAGTTGAAATGATCAGCTTAGCAGTGCACAGAAACGTCCTTAGGTTACTTGGTCTTTCCATGACTGCCACAGAAAGGCTTCTTGTTTATCCGTACATGTCAAATGGAAGTGTTGCTTCCCGACTCAAAG CAAAACCAACAATAGACTGGAGTACCAGAAAAAAGATAGCTTTGGGAGCTGCAAGGGGCCTTCTTTATCTGCATGAGCAATGTGATCCCAAGATCATTCACAGAGATGTAAAAGCTGCCAATATACTGCTGGATGACCACTGCAAGGCTGTCGTGGGAGACTTTGGACTAGCAAAGCTTCTTGATCATAGGGATTCACATGTAACTACAGCTGTGCGGGGAACCGTGGGACACATAGCACCAGAGTATCTCTCGACGGGCCAGTCCTCTGAGAAAACAGATGTATTTGGTTTTGGAATCCTCCTCCTCGAACTGATTACTGGTTTGGGAGCCGTAGAATTTGGTAAGGCAGCAAACCAGAAAGGTGCCATGCTCGATCGG GTTAGGAAGATTCACCAAGAAAAGAAACTTGACATGCTGGTTGACAAGAATCTGAAGAGCGACTACGACCGGGTTGAGCTGGAAGAGATCATCCAAGTGGCACTCCTGTGCACGCAGCACGTTCCAGGCCACAGGCCAAAGATGTCTGAGGTGGTTAGCATGCTCGAAGGTGATGGTCTCGTAGAGAGATGGGAGGCCTCTCAGAGGATGGAGGCTCATAAGCTGACGGTGCCCGAGACCTTCTCGACACGTTACTCCTCCAACATCACCGATGACTCCTCATTACTGGCACAAGCTATTGAGCTTTCTGGACCaaggtga
- the LOC135583881 gene encoding transcription initiation factor IIA subunit 2-like isoform X1 gives MTKAMATFELYRRSSIGMCLTETLDEMVSSGTLSPELAIQVLMQFDKSMTDALETQVKSKVSIKGHLHTYRFCDNVWTFILQDAVFKSEDCHDQVKRVKIVACDSKLLTQ, from the exons ATGACAAAG GCCATGGCCACATTTGAATTGTACCGAAGGTCCTCCATTGGCATGTGCTTGACAGAAACCCTAGATGAGATGGTTTCCAGCGGTACGTTGAGCCCGGAGCTAGCTATCCAAGTCCTTATGCAGTTTGATAAG TCTATGACAGATGCCTTGGAGACGCAAGTCAAGAGCAAGGTTTCGATTAAG GGTCATCTGCATACCTATAGGTTCTGTGATAATGTGTGGACATTCATCTTgcaagatgcagttttcaaaagcGAGGACTGCCACGACCAAGTCAAGAGAGTGAAGATTGTGGCTTGCGACTCCAAGTTGCTCACACAGTGA
- the LOC103984328 gene encoding protein NSP-INTERACTING KINASE 1-like isoform X1 codes for MSSMRARKGSTLVFWSVFFFLWTIVTATLSPKGVNFEVQVLMGIKAYLVDPHGVLENWDQDSVDPCSWTMVTCSPENSVIGLATPSQNLSGTLNPSIGNLTNLQILFLQNNNLSAPVPPEIGKLSKLQTVDLSNNYFSGKIPASVGNLNGLQYMRLNNNSLTGAFPASLVNLSQLAFLDLSYNNISGPIPKLPAKTFNIVGNPLICPSALKQKCFGMMPMPMSFDMNNSQSAPALVRPKSYKVILAFGSTFGSICLVCLGCGLFLWWKQSHDQQIFFDVNDLQHEELCLGNLRRFHFRELQIATNNFSSKNILGHGGFGNVYRGTLQDGTLVAIKRLKDGNAAGGEKQFKTEVEMISLAVHRNVLRLLGLSMTATERLLVYPYMSNGSVASRLKAKPTIDWSTRKKIALGAARGLLYLHEQCDPKIIHRDVKAANILLDDHCKAVVGDFGLAKLLDHRDSHVTTAVRGTVGHIAPEYLSTGQSSEKTDVFGFGILLLELITGLGAVEFGKAANQKGAMLDRVRKIHQEKKLDMLVDKNLKSDYDRVELEEIIQVALLCTQHVPGHRPKMSEVVSMLEGDGLVERWEASQRMEAHKLTVPETFSTRYSSNITDDSSLLAQAIELSGPR; via the exons ATGAGCTCGATgagagcaaggaagggcagcactcTGGTCTTTTGGtcggtcttcttcttcctctggacTATCGTAACTGCTACACTTTCCCCCAAAGGTGTCAACTTTGAAG TGCAAGTTTTGATGGGTATAAAAGCTTATCTTGTGGATCCTCATGGTGTTCTCGAGAATTGGGACCAGGACTCTGTTGATCCATGCAGCTGGACTATGGTCACATGCTCACCTGAGAACTCAGTCATTGGCCT GGCAACTCCAAGCCAGAATCTCTCTGGTACTCTCAATCCAAGCATAGGAAACTTGACAAACCTTCAAATTCT GTTCCTGCAGAACAATAACTTGTCGGCGCCGGTACCACCAGAAATTGGGAAGCTCTCCAAGCTTCAAACCGTTGATCTGTCCAACAACTACTTCTCCGGCAAAATCCCTGCCTCGGTGGGCAATCTGAATGGTCTTCAGTACAT GAGGCTTAATAATAACAGCCTTACTGGAGCATTTCCTGCATCTTTGGTCAATCTTTCACAACTTGCTTTTCT GGACTTGTCTTACAATAATATCAGCGGCCCTATACCTAAGCTTCCAGCGAAAACGTTCAA CATTGTTGGAAATCCTTTAATTTGTCCATCAGCTTTGAAGCAAAAATGCTTTGGAATGATGCCCATGCCAATGTCCTTCGACATGAACAATTCACAAA GTGCTCCAGCTTTGGTGAGGCCCAAAAGCTACAAAGTCATTCTTGCATTTGGATCCACCTTTGGGAGCATCTGCTTAGTTTGTCTTGGCTGTGGACTTTTTCTCTGGTGGAAGCAAAGTCATGACCAACAGATATTCTTTGATGTCAACG ACTTACAACATGAAGAACTCTGCCTCGGTAATCTAAGAAGGTTTCACTTCAGGGAGCTTCAGATAGCAACAAATAACTTCAGCAGCAAAAACATACTAGGCCATGGTGGCTTTGGAAATGTCTATCGAGGGACGCTGCAAGATGGAACTTTAGTCGCCATCAAAAGGCTCAAGGATGGAAATGCTGCAGGTGGcgagaaacaattcaaaactgaAGTTGAAATGATCAGCTTAGCAGTGCACAGAAACGTCCTTAGGTTACTTGGTCTTTCCATGACTGCCACAGAAAGGCTTCTTGTTTATCCGTACATGTCAAATGGAAGTGTTGCTTCCCGACTCAAAG CAAAACCAACAATAGACTGGAGTACCAGAAAAAAGATAGCTTTGGGAGCTGCAAGGGGCCTTCTTTATCTGCATGAGCAATGTGATCCCAAGATCATTCACAGAGATGTAAAAGCTGCCAATATACTGCTGGATGACCACTGCAAGGCTGTCGTGGGAGACTTTGGACTAGCAAAGCTTCTTGATCATAGGGATTCACATGTAACTACAGCTGTGCGGGGAACCGTGGGACACATAGCACCAGAGTATCTCTCGACGGGCCAGTCCTCTGAGAAAACAGATGTATTTGGTTTTGGAATCCTCCTCCTCGAACTGATTACTGGTTTGGGAGCCGTAGAATTTGGTAAGGCAGCAAACCAGAAAGGTGCCATGCTCGATCGG GTTAGGAAGATTCACCAAGAAAAGAAACTTGACATGCTGGTTGACAAGAATCTGAAGAGCGACTACGACCGGGTTGAGCTGGAAGAGATCATCCAAGTGGCACTCCTGTGCACGCAGCACGTTCCAGGCCACAGGCCAAAGATGTCTGAGGTGGTTAGCATGCTCGAAGGTGATGGTCTCGTAGAGAGATGGGAGGCCTCTCAGAGGATGGAGGCTCATAAGCTGACGGTGCCCGAGACCTTCTCGACACGTTACTCCTCCAACATCACCGATGACTCCTCATTACTGGCACAAGCTATTGAGCTTTCTGGACCaaggtga
- the LOC135598527 gene encoding transcription initiation factor IIA subunit 2-like, with product MATFELYRRSSIGMCLTETLDEMVSGGTLSPELAIQVLMQFDKSMTDALETQVKSKVSIKGHLHTYRFCDNVWTFILQDAVFKSEDCHDQVKRVKIVACDSKLLTQ from the exons ATGGCCACATTTGAATTGTACCGAAGGTCCTCCATTGGCATGTGCTTGACAGAAACCCTAGATGAGATGGTTTCCGGCGGTACGTTGAGCCCGGAGCTAGCTATCCAAGTCCTTATGCAGTTTGATAAG TCTATGACAGATGCCTTGGAGACGCAAGTCAAGAGCAAGGTTTCGATTAAG GGTCATCTGCACACTTATAGGTTCTGTGACAATGTGTGGACATTCATCTTgcaagatgcagttttcaaaagcGAGGACTGCCACGACCAAGTCAAGAGAGTGAAGATTGTGGCTTGCGACTCCAAGTTGCTCACACAGTGA